One segment of Panicum virgatum strain AP13 chromosome 3K, P.virgatum_v5, whole genome shotgun sequence DNA contains the following:
- the LOC120698992 gene encoding DNA primase small subunit-like isoform X2, with protein sequence MGRDDEPVDSMEIDGQQQLKVEGPAAVPEGFNADYLRVYYGKLFPYGDFFKWLCYANDGKHPGCDQSYVGRREFSFTLENDIYLRFQSFDSAAELESSIKEKCPFKIDVGPVYSVDPAKRHAYAQSGNNVFVPVERELIFDIDISDYDDVRYCCSGADVCSDCWPLMTIAIKILDTSLRDDFGFNHILWVYSGRRGVHCWVCDTRARKLSNEQRAAVADYFRVYKGGENALKKVSLAGPVLHPFLARSYTDVLESFFEDKLLLSQQLFASEERCQKILDLIPDENVASELHEKWQGNRQSSISKEDVNAARWKQLKTTLQSGKHKGLRRCVEEIIFSYTYPRLDMEVSKHMNHLLKAPFCIHPKTGRVCVPIDPNNCDDFDPTAVPTLSQLLGELNAAGFQTDSENNWERTSLEKSIKFFRTSFLQPLLKVCKEELESAYNAKLQQSKNSLNW encoded by the exons ATGGGTAGGGACGATGAGCCGGTTGACTCTATGGAGATTGACGGCCAGCAGCAGCTGAAGGTAGAAGGCCCTGCTGCGGTGCCGGAGGGGTTCAACGCCGACTACCTCCGAGTCTACTACG GAAAGCTCTTCCCATATGGTGATTTCTTCAAATGGCTTTGCTATGCAAATG ATGGAAAGCATCCCGGATGTGATCAGTCATATGTTGGACGCAGAGAGTTTTCATTTACACTAGAGAATGACATTTACCTGCGATTCCAATCCTTTGATAGTGCTGCTGAATTGGAGAGTTCTATCAAGGAGAAGTGCCCTTTCAAGATTGATGTTGGACCTGTCTACAGCGTAGAT CCTGCAAAGCGTCATGCCTACGCCCAATCTGGCAATAATGTCTTTGTACCAGTGGAAAGGGAACTAATTTTTGACATT GATATATCTGATTATGATGATGTGCGTTACTGCTGCTCTGGAGCTGATGTCTGCTCGGACTGCTGGCCCTTAATGACCATTGCTATCAAAATTCTGGATACTTCTCTTAGAG ATGATTTTGGTTTCAATCACATACTGTGGGTATACAGTGGCCGTCGTGGTGTGCATTGCTGGGTCTGTGACACCAGAGCAAGAAA GCTCAGCAATGAACAAAGGGCTGCAGTTGCTGACTATTTTCGAGTCTACAAG GGTGGTGAAAACGCACTGAAGAAAGTATCCTTGGCTGGACCTGTCCTCCATCCTTTCCTTGC ACGGTCATACACGGATGTTCTTGAAAGCTTCTTTGAAGATAAGTTGCTACTTAGCCAACAACTCTTTGCATCAGAGGAGAGATGTCAGAAGATACTTGATCTCATCCCTGATGAAA ATGTTGCTAGTGAGCTCCATGAAAAGTGGCAGGGAAATAGACAATCTTCTATTTCAAAGGAAGATGTCAATGCAGCCAGATGGAAACAATTGAAGACGACCTTACAGTCAGGAAAGCACAAG GGCCTTCGGAGATGTGTGGAAGAGATCATCTTCTCATACACATATCCTAGACTTGACATGGAG GTATCAAAGCACATGAATCATTTACTAAAAGCTCCCTTTTGTATACACCCCAAAACAG GTCGTGTTTGTGTTCCGATTGATCCCAATAATTGCGATGATTTTGATCCTACAGCTGTTCCGACTCTATCACAG CTTTTAGGAGAGCTCAATGCTGCTGGTTTTCAGACAGATTCTGAAAATA ATTGGGAAAGAACGTCCCTGGAGAAATCCATAAAGTTTTTCAGGACTTCGTTTCTGCAACCACTGCTGAAAGTCTGCAAG GAGGAACTGGAAAGTGCATACAACGCAAAGCTCCAACAGTCCAAGAATTCCTTGAATTGGTAA
- the LOC120698989 gene encoding probable protein phosphatase 2C 48 isoform X1, translated as MRQISSLLQGLARSLSVGRDRRGDGAGAGDGKAAAPAVLRTSGTVWGEGSETFAAVCSRRGEKGTNQDCSIVWEISCPLQGFGCQEDTIFCGIFDGHGPWGHYVAKAVRDALPPSLLCHWQEALTLASLIDGEKKLGDCRFDLWKQSYVAACAAVDDELRRSRRLDAVYSGSTALSVVKQGDLLVVANVGDSRAVLGTFTSDGGALAAVQLTVDFKPNLPQEKERIRRCNGQVYCLADEPGVYRVWQPSRDSPGLAMSRAFGDYSVKDYGVISAPEVTQRKIGSRDQFVILATDGVWDVLSNEEAVQIVAATPDRGKAAKRLVECAVRAWRRRRRGIAVDDCSAICLFFHSPPS; from the exons ATGCGGCAGATCTCGTCGCTGCTGCAGGGCCTGGCCCGGTCGCTGTCGGTGGGGAGGGACAGGAGAggggacggcgccggcgccggcgacgggaaggccgccgcgccggcggtgcTGAGGACGTCGGGGACGGTGTGGGGCGAGGGCTCGGAGACGTTCGCCGCCGTGTGCTCGCGCCGCGGCGAGAAGGGCACCAACCAGGACTGCTCCATCGTCTGGGAG ATATCGTGTCCGTTGCAGGGATTCGGGTGCCAGGAGGACACCATCTTCTGCGGCATCTTCGACGGGCACGGCCCGTGGGGCCACTACGTGGCCAAGGCCGTGCGCGAcgcgctgccgccgtcgctgctgTGCCACTGGCAGGAGGCCCTCACGCTGGCGTCGCTCATCGACGGCGAGAAGAAGCTCGGCGACTGCCGGTTCGACCTCTGGAAGCAGTCCTACGTGGCCGCCTGCGCTGCCGTCGACGACGagctccgccgcagccgccgcctcgacgccgtcTACAGCGGCTCCACCGCGCTGTCCGTCGTCAAGCAGGGCGACCTCCTGGTCGTCGCCAACGTCGGCGACTCCCGGGCCGTCCTGGGCACCTTCACGTccgacggcggcgccctcgccgccgtccagctCACCGTCGACTTCAAGCCCAACCTGCCTC AGGAGAAGGAGCGCATCCGGCGGTGCAACGGCCAGGTGTACTGCCTCGCCGATGAGCCCGGCGTGTACCGCGTGTGGCAGCCCAGCCGGGACTCGCCGGGGCTCGCCATGTCGCGCGCCTTCGGCGACTACTCCGTTAAGGACTACGGCGTCATCTCGGCGCCGGAGGTGACGCAGAGGAAGATCGGCAGCCGGGACCAGTTCGTCATCCTCGCCACCGACGGGGTCTGGGACGTGCTGTCGAACGAGGAGGCGGTGCAGATCGTGGCGGCGACGCCGGACAGGGGGAAGGCGGCCAAGCGGCTGGTGGAGTGCGCCGTCCGCGcgtggaggcgccgccgccggggcatcGCCGTCGACGACTGCTCGGCGATCTGCCTCTTCTTCCACTCGCCGCCGTCGTAG
- the LOC120698989 gene encoding probable protein phosphatase 2C 48 isoform X2: protein MRQISSLLQGLARSLSVGRDRRGDGAGAGDGKAAAPAVLRTSGTVWGEGSETFAAVCSRRGEKGTNQDCSIVWEGFGCQEDTIFCGIFDGHGPWGHYVAKAVRDALPPSLLCHWQEALTLASLIDGEKKLGDCRFDLWKQSYVAACAAVDDELRRSRRLDAVYSGSTALSVVKQGDLLVVANVGDSRAVLGTFTSDGGALAAVQLTVDFKPNLPQEKERIRRCNGQVYCLADEPGVYRVWQPSRDSPGLAMSRAFGDYSVKDYGVISAPEVTQRKIGSRDQFVILATDGVWDVLSNEEAVQIVAATPDRGKAAKRLVECAVRAWRRRRRGIAVDDCSAICLFFHSPPS, encoded by the exons ATGCGGCAGATCTCGTCGCTGCTGCAGGGCCTGGCCCGGTCGCTGTCGGTGGGGAGGGACAGGAGAggggacggcgccggcgccggcgacgggaaggccgccgcgccggcggtgcTGAGGACGTCGGGGACGGTGTGGGGCGAGGGCTCGGAGACGTTCGCCGCCGTGTGCTCGCGCCGCGGCGAGAAGGGCACCAACCAGGACTGCTCCATCGTCTGGGAG GGATTCGGGTGCCAGGAGGACACCATCTTCTGCGGCATCTTCGACGGGCACGGCCCGTGGGGCCACTACGTGGCCAAGGCCGTGCGCGAcgcgctgccgccgtcgctgctgTGCCACTGGCAGGAGGCCCTCACGCTGGCGTCGCTCATCGACGGCGAGAAGAAGCTCGGCGACTGCCGGTTCGACCTCTGGAAGCAGTCCTACGTGGCCGCCTGCGCTGCCGTCGACGACGagctccgccgcagccgccgcctcgacgccgtcTACAGCGGCTCCACCGCGCTGTCCGTCGTCAAGCAGGGCGACCTCCTGGTCGTCGCCAACGTCGGCGACTCCCGGGCCGTCCTGGGCACCTTCACGTccgacggcggcgccctcgccgccgtccagctCACCGTCGACTTCAAGCCCAACCTGCCTC AGGAGAAGGAGCGCATCCGGCGGTGCAACGGCCAGGTGTACTGCCTCGCCGATGAGCCCGGCGTGTACCGCGTGTGGCAGCCCAGCCGGGACTCGCCGGGGCTCGCCATGTCGCGCGCCTTCGGCGACTACTCCGTTAAGGACTACGGCGTCATCTCGGCGCCGGAGGTGACGCAGAGGAAGATCGGCAGCCGGGACCAGTTCGTCATCCTCGCCACCGACGGGGTCTGGGACGTGCTGTCGAACGAGGAGGCGGTGCAGATCGTGGCGGCGACGCCGGACAGGGGGAAGGCGGCCAAGCGGCTGGTGGAGTGCGCCGTCCGCGcgtggaggcgccgccgccggggcatcGCCGTCGACGACTGCTCGGCGATCTGCCTCTTCTTCCACTCGCCGCCGTCGTAG
- the LOC120698990 gene encoding uncharacterized protein LOC120698990, with protein sequence LVAERSARSTFPDLEGFRVAALRGFRRVFAHAAPIFFERGIAVEATKEFSSLSVEPCEGELIVVTVFEIKEEEVPAFIEREHEFRFLAVVPEGLDGVPFTNQAVVCARYSDEEYFKERCQGSKEIYNQRYGRFNIDKIWRDDILPCRLYVRHCVLAVKNLGEPAYSNFLDHTYLGDRKTTIREYLDTTGAGIMEEEPPESLKSRYGG encoded by the exons TTGGTGGCAGAGCGGAGCGCGAGGAGCACGTTCCCGGACCTGGAGGGCTTCCGCGTGGCGGCGCTGAGGGGGTTCCGCCGGGTGTTCGCCCACGCTGCCCCCATCTTCTTCGAGCGCGGCATCGCCGTCGAGGCCACCAAG GAATTCTCAAGCCTAAGCGTGGAGCCATGCGAGGGGGAACTGATAGTAGTCACTGTATTCGAAatcaaggaggaggag GTGCCAGCGTTTATCGAGAGGGAACATGAATTTAGATTTCTTGCG GTTGTTCCTGAAGGATTGGATGGAGTGCCGTTTACAAATCAAGCA GTTGTCTGTGCACGCTACAGCGATGAAGAATATTTCAAAGAGAGATGCCAAG GGAGCAAGGAAATATATAACCAGCGCTACGGACGGTTCAACATTGACAAAATATGGAGAGATGATATTTTACCATGTCGCTTGTATGTTAGACATTG TGTTCTTGCTGTGAAAAATCTTGGTGAACCAGCATACAGCAACTTCTTAGACCACACCTATCTTGGCGACCGGAAAACCACCATAAGGGAATACTTGGACACTACTGGAGCCGGCATCATGGAAGAGGAGCCTCCTGAATCGCTAAAAAGCCGCTACGGTGGCTGA
- the LOC120698992 gene encoding DNA primase small subunit-like isoform X1 codes for MGRDDEPVDSMEIDGQQQLKVEGPAAVPEGFNADYLRVYYGKLFPYGDFFKWLCYANDGKHPGCDQSYVGRREFSFTLENDIYLRFQSFDSAAELESSIKEKCPFKIDVGPVYSVDPAKRHAYAQSGNNVFVPVERELIFDIDISDYDDVRYCCSGADVCSDCWPLMTIAIKILDTSLRDDFGFNHILWVYSGRRGVHCWVCDTRARKLSNEQRAAVADYFRVYKGGENALKKVSLAGPVLHPFLARSYTDVLESFFEDKLLLSQQLFASEERCQKILDLIPDENVASELHEKWQGNRQSSISKEDVNAARWKQLKTTLQSGKHKAQGLRRCVEEIIFSYTYPRLDMEVSKHMNHLLKAPFCIHPKTGRVCVPIDPNNCDDFDPTAVPTLSQLLGELNAAGFQTDSENNWERTSLEKSIKFFRTSFLQPLLKVCKEELESAYNAKLQQSKNSLNW; via the exons ATGGGTAGGGACGATGAGCCGGTTGACTCTATGGAGATTGACGGCCAGCAGCAGCTGAAGGTAGAAGGCCCTGCTGCGGTGCCGGAGGGGTTCAACGCCGACTACCTCCGAGTCTACTACG GAAAGCTCTTCCCATATGGTGATTTCTTCAAATGGCTTTGCTATGCAAATG ATGGAAAGCATCCCGGATGTGATCAGTCATATGTTGGACGCAGAGAGTTTTCATTTACACTAGAGAATGACATTTACCTGCGATTCCAATCCTTTGATAGTGCTGCTGAATTGGAGAGTTCTATCAAGGAGAAGTGCCCTTTCAAGATTGATGTTGGACCTGTCTACAGCGTAGAT CCTGCAAAGCGTCATGCCTACGCCCAATCTGGCAATAATGTCTTTGTACCAGTGGAAAGGGAACTAATTTTTGACATT GATATATCTGATTATGATGATGTGCGTTACTGCTGCTCTGGAGCTGATGTCTGCTCGGACTGCTGGCCCTTAATGACCATTGCTATCAAAATTCTGGATACTTCTCTTAGAG ATGATTTTGGTTTCAATCACATACTGTGGGTATACAGTGGCCGTCGTGGTGTGCATTGCTGGGTCTGTGACACCAGAGCAAGAAA GCTCAGCAATGAACAAAGGGCTGCAGTTGCTGACTATTTTCGAGTCTACAAG GGTGGTGAAAACGCACTGAAGAAAGTATCCTTGGCTGGACCTGTCCTCCATCCTTTCCTTGC ACGGTCATACACGGATGTTCTTGAAAGCTTCTTTGAAGATAAGTTGCTACTTAGCCAACAACTCTTTGCATCAGAGGAGAGATGTCAGAAGATACTTGATCTCATCCCTGATGAAA ATGTTGCTAGTGAGCTCCATGAAAAGTGGCAGGGAAATAGACAATCTTCTATTTCAAAGGAAGATGTCAATGCAGCCAGATGGAAACAATTGAAGACGACCTTACAGTCAGGAAAGCACAAG GCTCAGGGCCTTCGGAGATGTGTGGAAGAGATCATCTTCTCATACACATATCCTAGACTTGACATGGAG GTATCAAAGCACATGAATCATTTACTAAAAGCTCCCTTTTGTATACACCCCAAAACAG GTCGTGTTTGTGTTCCGATTGATCCCAATAATTGCGATGATTTTGATCCTACAGCTGTTCCGACTCTATCACAG CTTTTAGGAGAGCTCAATGCTGCTGGTTTTCAGACAGATTCTGAAAATA ATTGGGAAAGAACGTCCCTGGAGAAATCCATAAAGTTTTTCAGGACTTCGTTTCTGCAACCACTGCTGAAAGTCTGCAAG GAGGAACTGGAAAGTGCATACAACGCAAAGCTCCAACAGTCCAAGAATTCCTTGAATTGGTAA